From the Microplitis mediator isolate UGA2020A chromosome 6, iyMicMedi2.1, whole genome shotgun sequence genome, one window contains:
- the LOC130669909 gene encoding uncharacterized protein LOC130669909 — MDLSKNDKRLFLESVIFPTKMYAGLILTMSHCREKLRDLQAVTHLELLSLLSGEPVIRHPRSESLKRDEAIKNAWLLYDSNILDIPNFLAYASYFLTPTYLQENLNDMDGRTDDEEEISEIEGIILRPMEEYLRMEVFQELNLIIENE, encoded by the exons atggatttatcaaaaaatgataagagactttttttggagAGCGTtatattccctacaaaaatgtatgctgggcttattcttacaatgagccattgccgag AGAAGTTGAGAGATTTACAGGCTGTAACTCACCTAGAGCTCCTATCATTATTGAGTGGTGAACCAGTTATACGTCATCCCCGGAGCGAGAGCTTAAAAAGAGATGAAGCGATTAAAAATGCTTGGCTACTATATGATAGCAACATTTTAGATATACCGAATTTCCTAGCTTATGCTAGTTATTTTCTAACACCAACATATCtacaagaaaatttgaatgataTGGACGGTAGAACAGACGACGAGGAAGAAATTTCCGAAATAGAAG GTATCATTCTTCGACCAATGGAGGAGTACCTTAGGATGGAAGTCTTccaagaattaaatttaattattgaaaatgaataa
- the LOC130669911 gene encoding uncharacterized protein LOC130669911 isoform X2: protein MYAGLILTMSHCREKLRDLQAVTHLELLSLLSGEPVIRHPRSESLKRDEAIKNAWLLYDSNILDIPNFLAYASYFLTPTYLQENLNDMDGRTDDEEEISEIEGIILRPMEEYLRMEVFQELNLIIENE from the exons atgtatgctgggcttattcttacaatgagccattgccgag AGAAGTTGAGAGATTTACAGGCTGTAACTCACCTAGAGCTCCTATCATTATTGAGTGGTGAACCAGTTATACGTCATCCCCGGAGCGAGAGCTTAAAAAGAGATGAAGCGATTAAAAATGCTTGGCTACTATATGATAGCAACATTTTAGATATACCGAATTTCCTAGCTTATGCTAGTTATTTTCTAACACCAACATATCtacaagaaaatttgaatgataTGGACGGTAGAACAGACGACGAGGAAGAAATTTCCGAAATAGAAG GTATCATTCTTCGACCAATGGAGGAGTACCTTAGGATGGAAGTCTTccaagaattaaatttaattattgaaaatgaataa